In Bacteroides cellulosilyticus, the genomic stretch CAGAGAAAAGGCAAAAGTAAAAAACAAAACAAAGTGAGTATTATAGATGAAAGTTTATTACCTCTTCGGGTATATTACGGCGATAATACCCATCTTTATATAGGTTATCTGAGACACTTTAAATTAGGTGGATTTGAACACATGGGAATCAAAACAATCACCGATTTAACTAAATGGATATACGATTTGGGAATAGTGGAATGCGAGAAAGGAGAGCGTAAACCTCTTAAGTACAGCAGTCTAGTTACGGAGATTGATAAGGTGTGGGCAGTGATACAAAAGGAAGATGCCGAACACATAGACGCATACGGATATGATGTAAGAATAAATCATTGATAGTTTACTCCAAAGAAAGGGCATAACTTTGCCCCCGTCAATCTGAATGTGGTAGGGCTATACCCTTTCACCCGGATGGTGTAGCCCTAACCACAAAAGGGTGTAGCCATCCGGAGCAAAGGGTGTAGCCATCGCAGAAGATTGATTATTAATCATTTATAAACTACTAAATTCATTAAAATGAAGAAACAAACGTTGGGGCACCAATCGAATCATGTAACGAAAAGCGAAAGAGTAGAAAATCTATGGAAGAAACTGATCAGGCAGGAAACTGATTTATCAGATGGAACCATCGCATGGATGACAAAACGAATACTATTGCTGACAGAATACATGCCATACGGATGTGCATTGATAGCCTATCGAAAACAAAATGGAGATTTTTACATGGGAAGAGGAACACTGATACATTACGAAGCCGATTTCCACCGCAAATACGACATCGGGCGTATTCAGAACCATGTAGTGTACTGGGATATAGAGCAACAGGGATGGAGAACGTTCCAGATTGAGAACTTCCTGGAATGGAGACCGATGATTTAAATGAAGAACGAAAAATTAAGAATGAAGAATTATGGACTCATATCTATTACATGATGCCAATGCAGGCAATAATTTTAAAATAATGATGATGATACAGAAAGAAGGAATGAAAGGATATGGCATCTACTGGATGCTGTTGGAATTTCTAAGATTACAGGACGGATATAAGGCAGACTTAAGAGTATTGCCCATACTGGCACAGAAAATGAGAGTTATGGTAACCACCCTGAAGCGGATCATATACGACTATGCACTCTTCGAGATAAACGGCACAAGCTTTTCATCGCCCGGACTCACACTGCGCATGAAACCATGGGATGCCCAACAGGACGCAAAAAGAGAGTCAGGCCGTCGTGGAGGGTTGGCTAACCAACAGAAAATCAGAGATGCCAAGGCAAGCAACGCTTTAGCTATAAACAAAGAAAATAAAGAGAATGAAACAATCCCCTCTATATCTCCCCAGGGAGACACGAGGAAAAATGAGGAGATTCTTCTTGTTCCACCGGAGTATGCGCTCAACAAGCAGACACACAACTACGGAGGATTGATAGAAGAACTGGAACGGCAAAAAGTGACATCCTTAAAAGAGAAAAATGCCATTCTCAGACTGACCGACTTTGGAAGACTGGGAGGCAAAATATGGAAAATCATCTATGACATCAACAATTCGCCACAGATGAAAGCAAGGATTGTGATGCCTGGAAAATATATTCTGAAGCTGTTGCAAAATTAAGTAGATGATCATAATTAGCTTATACTTTGCAAGTATAAGCTAATTATAACATACCTCCCCCTGATCATCCTACATAAATATCAGCTGCTTCTTAAGCAAGTCCACAATATCGCTTTGCAGCTTCTGCGCATTGATAGGTTTAGAAGTGTACGCATCAAAACCACTGTTCAGAATGCGTTCTTCATCTTCGGCATAGACATAAGCTGTCACTGCCATAATCGGAACCGTCGGCGACATTTCGCGTATAAGCTGTGTAGCTTCGTAACCGGTCTTTTTAGGCATATTAATATCCATCAATATCAGATGGGGGTTGTATTGCTTGAATAGCTCCACCGCCTCTTCCCCATCCCAGGCATGGAGAATGTTGTACTGACGCTTCAGGATAGATTCGAACAGCAGGAAATTACTCTCATTATCCTCAGCTATCAGAACTGTGAGTTTACTCTCCACTTTATTCAACCGATGTTCCTTCTGCTCCCTTACTGATTTGAGCTCAACGGGACGATAAGGAAGAGTAAACCAGAAAGTAGAGCCCTTGCCGGGTTCCGATTCCACACCAATCTCACCACCCAGATTCTCTACAATACTTTGGCAAATAGAGAGTCCCAGTCCTGTGCCCTGCGAGAACGAATCAAGCTTTACAAAACGACCGAACACAGTATCTTTCTTGTCTTTTTCAATTCCATATCCCGTATCCGTGATATAGAAATAGAGAAAATCGG encodes the following:
- a CDS encoding SH3 beta-barrel fold-containing protein, producing the protein MKKQTLGHQSNHVTKSERVENLWKKLIRQETDLSDGTIAWMTKRILLLTEYMPYGCALIAYRKQNGDFYMGRGTLIHYEADFHRKYDIGRIQNHVVYWDIEQQGWRTFQIENFLEWRPMI
- a CDS encoding Lin1244/Lin1753 domain-containing protein → MDSYLLHDANAGNNFKIMMMIQKEGMKGYGIYWMLLEFLRLQDGYKADLRVLPILAQKMRVMVTTLKRIIYDYALFEINGTSFSSPGLTLRMKPWDAQQDAKRESGRRGGLANQQKIRDAKASNALAINKENKENETIPSISPQGDTRKNEEILLVPPEYALNKQTHNYGGLIEELERQKVTSLKEKNAILRLTDFGRLGGKIWKIIYDINNSPQMKARIVMPGKYILKLLQN